The Enhydrobacter sp. sequence TACTTCGCGTTCCAAAGTTGGTTGTAGGGACAGCGCGGAGGAACAGCATGATGCTGCTTTCTGCTACCAGGCGATCCGCCAGGTTCGGTTTTGAAGAGCGTGTTGCGCGACGTTGCTGCCTGCGCGATCTGTGGAACTGCAGTTCCGAGGCAAAGGCGGGCTGTTCTCCTGCATCGAAGAGCCGCATTGCCGTCCATACCGAATACTCCAGCTACTGACCTGAAGGGCACGATCAGATAATCTAAGCGCCAATGATCGCGTTCCTAAGCTTGGTCTTCCGCTTGAGCTGGCCCAATGCGATTCGATCCTGCGGCTTCTTGGACCTGAAACCGATCTCAGTAGTTTCCGACCCTGACGGGTTCGTTGCACTGCAGACTATGGTAGCGGCGCTAGCGTGATCCGCCGTTTGAGCGGTTCCGAAAGGCTCAGCACTCACCAGGCGTCGGGACTGACTAACCGCAGGCGCGATCGATAACAGAAGGCGATTGCCAATGCCCGTGATTCCGCAATCTCCGTCGCTAGAGCCGCTCCGCAGGAGCCTCAGCGACGCTGACGACCGCATCCGCCTGAATCATTGGATGGCGCCGCAATGGGGGATCGTGCCGAGGATCCGCGTCGGACGGCGCTGGATCAATATTGTGTGGGGGTTGCCCGTTGCAGCCGCAGCGCTGCTCTGTCTGATCGCTCTCGCTCAAAGTCTGCGCGAGCTTCCCGGCGTGACGGCCTTCATCCAGCAACATCCCGGCGTTGCTCAGGCCGCGCCGTCAGTTGACTCGGGCTTCCCTTGGTGGTTGCAGCTCCAGCATTTCCTGAACATGGTCTTCATGCTGTTCATCATGCGCGCGGGCCTGCAAATCCTGGCTGATCATCCACGGCTCTATTGGGGGCGCGACTGTACTCCCGGAGCCGACTGGTTCCGCTTCCAGGTGCCGGTGCCGAAAGGCGTCGTTTGGACCGCCAAAGACGATTCGGTCACTCTACCGACATGGCTCGGCATTCCAGGGCTACGTCATACCATCGGGCCGGCTCGGTGGTGGCATTTCTCGGTCAACTTGCTGTGGCTGGTCAACGGTATCGTCTTTTATGTGCTGCTGTTCGCCACCGATCAGTGGCGCAGACTGGTACCGTTGACCTGGGAGGTGTTCCCGGCTGCGCTTTCCACGGCGATCCAGTATGCGTCCTTGAACTTTCCCGTAGACCATAGCTGGACCCGCTACAACGGCCTCCAGCAGCTTAGCTATTTCATCACCGTGTTCATCGCTGCGCCTGTCTCGATCGCCACCGGCCTGATGCAGAGTCCGGCGATCTCCAATACCCTTGGATGGTTCGGCAGGCTATTCAATCGACAAGCAATGCGGTCAGTTCACTTCATTTCGTTTACGTGGTTTCTAGGGTTCATCCTGGCTCACGGCATCATGGTGTTCGTCACCGGCCTGAGACAGAACACCAATCACATGTTCGCCGGCGTCAACGACACGTCTTGGACAGGGTTTCCCCTGTTCGTTGTGGCGATGGTCATCCTCACAGGGACATGGCTCGCCGCCTCGCCCTTTACTATCCGTCACGCTCGTCTGGTGCAGCACATCGGAGCGTTCATGGTCGGTTGGATCATGGGGCTGGCCGAACGATGGGATCCGCGCTCCCAACTCACCGAGAAGGACATATCCCCCTACTTTTGGCCCAACGGCACCATGCCCAGCTCCGAAGAATTCAATGATCTCGCGGCGAACCAATTCGCCTCCTATAGGCTGCGGATCAGTGGCCTGGTCGAAGCGCCCCAGGACTTTTCTTTGGCAGATCTCAAGGCGATGTTAAAGCGGGACCAGATTACAACGCATTTCTGCATCCAGGGCTGGTCCGGCGTGGCCAAGTGGGGCGGCGTTCCCATGCGCGTTATCCTTGACGCGGTGAAGCCAACGTCCGAGGCCCGGTACGCCGTATTCTACTCTTTCGCCGACGGTGCCGACGATGGTCGTTACTATGACGTCCACAAGATTGAGAATATGGGCCATGCGCTGACGATCCTCGCATACGAGATGAACGGAGCGCCGCTCAGCATCCTGCATGGTGCACCATTGCGGCTGCGATGTGAGAACGAGTTGGGATTCAAAATGGTCAAGTGGATCGCCGCGATCGAATTCGTGCATGATTTCGCCGATCTCGGCGCGGGTCAGGGCGGCTACAATGAGGATCACGAGTTCTACGGTTACCGAATGCCGATTTGATTAGGTGTCGTCAGCAATACAGGCGGGTTCTCTTCAAGGACCAGAAGCGGAAACTCACCATCGGATACAACTATCGAAGCAGACAAAAAGGTTGAAGTAACGTTCATCGAGAGGATGTTGCCCTGTGCTCGCAAGCGACTGGCGATGATCGAAGCAAGCGTCTCTTGGGGGCTATCCGAACGCTGCGGGGCATTGCCTCTAACTCGAATTGTGTCTCATGGCGTGGAAGCGATGGCATCGATCTGCCAAAGGCATCTCTTCTGCGACATCTCCGCCGACGATCAGCGGAGGAGCCGGTGGACAAGAAAACGCACATCAACATCGCTTACGCTGTCGCTGCGTTCATCGCCATTCTCCTATTTCAGGGCGGGTTGGCCGCACGACAACAAGTCGAGACCGTTTCCTTCAGCGAGTTCGAACAGCTCCTCAAGGACGGAAAGATCGAGGCCGTCAACGTGCACGGCATTCTTCTCGATGGCAAGCTCAAGAAACCGCTTCCTGATGGTCGCCAACTTTATTCAACAGTCTTGGTGGCACCCGAAGAAAGGCGGCATCGGTGGCCTGACGGCAATTGGCAAAAGCAAGGCGAAGATCTTCGTCGAGAAGGACACCAAGGTCACCTTCCCGGATGTCGCCGGCGTCGATGAGGCGCGCGACGAAACTGGTGGAGACCGTCGATTTTCTAGGAGAACCGAAGCGTCATGCCCGGCTTGGCGCGCGCATACCGAAAGGCGTGCTGCTGGTCGGGCCGTCCGGTACCGGAAAGACCTTGCTTGCCCGTGCCGTAGCCGGCGAAGCAGCAGTTCCATTCTTCTCGATCAGTGGATCGGAATTCGTCGAGATGTTCGTCGGCGTCGGCGCGGCACGCGTGCGCGACTTGTTCGAGCTGGCCCGCAAGGTTGCGCTATGTATCATATTCATCGACGAACTCGACGCACTGGGCCGGGCGCGCGGCAGCGGGCCTTTCGTCGGAGGGCACGATGAGAAGGTGCAGACTCTGAATCAGCTTCTGATGGAAGTCGACGGCTTCGACCCTCAGACCGGCATTGTGTCGCTGGCGGCAACCAACAGGCCCGAAATTCTCGACCCGGCCCTTCTCCAAGCCGGGCGTTTCGATCCGCCAAGTGCTCGTCGATCGGCCAGACAAGCTCGGCCGCATTGCCATACTCAAGTGTACCTCAAGAAGATAGAGATCGCGAAGGATATCGATCGCGGGCAGATCGCGGCACTCACCCCGGGATACTCCGGCGCCGATCTGGCCAACTTAGTGAACGAGGCTGCTCTCTAGGCCACAAAACGTGATGCGCCAGCCGTGATGATGGCGGATGTTACGGTGGGTCTGGAGCGGATTGTCACGGGTCTCGAACGTAAAAGCAGGCTGCTCATTTCGGCAGGAGCGCGAGGTGGTTGCTTACCACGAGATGGGATACGCACTGGTGGCGCTGGCGATGCAGGGCGCCGATCCTGTCCAGAAGATATCGATCATCCCGCGCGGGGTTGGCGCTCTCGGCTACACCTTGCAGCGTCCGACCGACGGCCGCTTTCTGATGTACCGTGGCGAACTCAAGGGCAAGATGACGGTCCTTCTCGGAGGCCGCTCAGCCGAAGCGCTCGTTGTCGGCGAGATATCCTCTGGCGCGGCTGACGATCTTGAAAAAGGCGACGCACATTGCCCGCCCCATGGGTCACGCACTTCGGCATGTCGGAAGATCTGGGGCAGGTAGCTTACGAATCCCGGCACTCTGGCTTCCTGGATGGTCCAGCCTCCGTGACACGGGGACTATAGTGAGCAGACCGCGAGGGAAATCGATTGCGCCGTGCGCGCTCTGATGGACGACGCAGCGACGACTGCAATGCACATCCTGAAAACTCACAGGAAACAACTCGAAGAGGGAGCCAAACTGCTTCTCGACAAGGAGACATTGCTGCCAGACGAGTTGCCACACCTCGTCTTGCACCCCGGGCATCGCAAGACGAAGTCATGATGTGCCCACGGGCGACCGGGTCGCGGCCCGCCTCTGCCGAGAACTACGTCCGGCAATTCTGTCGTGCGCGGATGACGTTGGTAAGCTCTGATAGCAAGGGGTAACGGGTAGGTCGGTCTCACAGTTGAACTGCGCTGCAACACGCGGAGACCTTGAGGGAACACTTTGAGAGTTGCATGCTGGAAGAGAGGGTCACGCTCGTGTATGGGCTAGCGTGACCCCGCCAAGCGTGACATCCGCCACAGTTCCAGTAGCGATGTTCAGCTAAACGCTATAACGGCAATCATCCCCAACACGATCAAGACAAGACTGCTGATTAGCATCGGCAAGAGGCTGCTACCTGAGAATGGATCCTCAGCTCCCATGGGGTTCTTCTTTTCACGGCGCGGACCTTTGATCATGGAGTTCCTCCTTAACTGGCCGGCGCATCGTGTTGCCGCTGCAAGGCGCCACGATCGTGGCGGTTAGTGTCATCACCACATTCATCGTCTTTCGAATACGGTCCAGTCTTTAAATAGGTATCAAAAATGCCTATATAGCATTGCGGATAGGTATTTCAAATGCCAATTTGCTCTAGTCTCAGATAAACGATGCTAAGCGCGACACAGCTCAGAGGCGCTCATGAGAACGGTCAGTCAGTTTACGCGCAAAGCGCAAGGACGGAGGCAGAGCGTCAGGTAATCATTGTCTATTTCAACACCCTCCACTGAGGGGCAAGGCGTGATGTACATTGGAGGGCAATCGAGAGGAGGAATTGAGTGAAGCACGACATGGCAAGCTCGAGACCAGGCTCTAATGGCGATCCATCCAAGCGAGTCGACATCTTCGACCTGATTACCGAATTGCGCGGAAGGCGGCAGCCCTTTGCGGTTGCCACCGTCATCGAGACCGAGGGCTCCGTTTCTGCCAAAACCGCTTCCAAGGCCGTGATCGACGCCGCCGGCAACATGTTAGGCGGCTGGGTTGGGGGAGGCTGCGCTGAGGGTGCCGTCCGCAAAGCAGCCCTCGATTGTCTTGCAGCAGGAAGAACTGCCGTCCTCGATCTCGATCTTGACGACGAGGTACTGGGGACGGGCATGCCCTGCGGAGGGACGATGCGCGTTTATGTCGAGCCTTTCCTCCCGCAACCGTCTCTCTGGATCCTTGGTCACGGAAGAATTGCCGAGTGCCTTTGTCTCATTGGCTCGGAACTTGGCTTTCACGTTGTGGTCGATGACCCGGATGCGGACCGCGAGCATTATCCGGCAGCTTCGCTATTGATCACGGACGATCTCGACTACAGTCAATTGACGCCGGGAACGGCAGACTTCGTCGTTATTGCGACCCAGCACAAGGGCGACCATGAATCCCTGCAAACGGTTCTTCGACGGCATGTACCCTATGTGGGGTTGGTCGCCAGTAAGAAACGCTCGAGGCTCGTTCTTGACTATCTGAGAAAGGAAGGCCTCGACAACGGCAAACTTGCGCGCGTGCACGCGCCGGCGGGATTGGATCTCGGTGCTTGCACACCGGAGGAAATCGCCCTGTCGGTGATGAGCGAGATCGTTCTGCTGCACCGCGGGGGCAGTGGCACGACGATGCGGAAGGAAGCTGGAAAGCGGGACCAATCGGTTGGACAGGCGCTCTCATGATCGGACCGTTGCCGACGATCCCGTTTCGTGTGTCGCGGTCGGCTGAAAGTCGCGTTCGAGTCCATCCTTCCATGCCTGAGATTCGGCGCGGTCCGACTGAGCAACCTTCGATCACTCGGGCATAAAAGGGCGGTCCACTGGTCTTCACGCCGAGGGCCTAGCGTCTAGGGATATGCGTCACGGTCGAGGTCCGACGTCGAAATCTGCGCGGGGGGCTGCGTGGAGTGTCGCTGCAGAAGTCCCTTGAGACTGCGCTGGTGTCCTCGCAAGCGACAGAGCGCTCAGCATAAAGGCGATAAAGATCACATTGATCCAGATCAGGCGTACGACGATGACGGTCCCTGACAACACGCCGGCTTGGGAGCCTGAATCGCGCTCTCACCATTGGCGCTGTCTGGATCATGGCAGGCTTCGTGTTGCACTTTCGCGTACTTGAAAAGAACTTGCGGCGACAGATGGACATCACCGACGCGCTTTCGCGCGAAACGAATCATCGTGTCGGAAACCATTTGCAACTCGTTACTTCATTTTTTAAGACAGCGGGCGCGGGGCAGTCCCAATGAAGAGTCGCGTCATGCGCTCGAACTTGCCGAATCACAAGTGTGATGGTGATTGGAAAGATTCAGCGGTTGTTGTCGCATTCCGAGCCTTCGCAGATGGTTGAATCGAGAGCCTTTATCAAGGTGACCGTCGAGGAGGTGCGCTCAGCACTGCTGGATTCCAATCAAGTTGAGATCACGGTTCAGGCCGATTTCCGCGGAGTTAACCTCCATGCGTGCAATCGTGCTCGGGCCATGTTGCTGGAACTCACCAACAAAGCGCTGAAGTATGCGTTTTCCGACGGGATGAAGGGAATGCTCTTCGTGAGATTCTCCGCCTCAGACAACAAATACACAGTCGAGTTTGAGGACGATGGCATCGGCATTCCTCGTGGATGTTCCCTCGGCTTTGGCACTAGGAACGTGGAAGGCCTCGCACCCCTAATGGGAGGATGACCTGCGGGCCGGCCGGCCAGTCAGACGCGCGGCCAGGAACCAAATGGCGAGCGGTAATCCCGGCATGAGACCGTACGCTCGTGGTGCTGGCGAAATGG is a genomic window containing:
- a CDS encoding XdhC family protein is translated as MKHDMASSRPGSNGDPSKRVDIFDLITELRGRRQPFAVATVIETEGSVSAKTASKAVIDAAGNMLGGWVGGGCAEGAVRKAALDCLAAGRTAVLDLDLDDEVLGTGMPCGGTMRVYVEPFLPQPSLWILGHGRIAECLCLIGSELGFHVVVDDPDADREHYPAASLLITDDLDYSQLTPGTADFVVIATQHKGDHESLQTVLRRHVPYVGLVASKKRSRLVLDYLRKEGLDNGKLARVHAPAGLDLGACTPEEIALSVMSEIVLLHRGGSGTTMRKEAGKRDQSVGQALS
- a CDS encoding AAA family ATPase; the protein is METVDFLGEPKRHARLGARIPKGVLLVGPSGTGKTLLARAVAGEAAVPFFSISGSEFVEMFVGVGAARVRDLFELARKVALCIIFIDELDALGRARGSGPFVGGHDEKVQTLNQLLMEVDGFDPQTGIVSLAATNRPEILDPALLQAGRFDPPSARRSARQARPHCHTQVYLKKIEIAKDIDRGQIAALTPGYSGADLANLVNEAAL
- a CDS encoding molybdopterin-dependent oxidoreductase, whose product is MPVIPQSPSLEPLRRSLSDADDRIRLNHWMAPQWGIVPRIRVGRRWINIVWGLPVAAAALLCLIALAQSLRELPGVTAFIQQHPGVAQAAPSVDSGFPWWLQLQHFLNMVFMLFIMRAGLQILADHPRLYWGRDCTPGADWFRFQVPVPKGVVWTAKDDSVTLPTWLGIPGLRHTIGPARWWHFSVNLLWLVNGIVFYVLLFATDQWRRLVPLTWEVFPAALSTAIQYASLNFPVDHSWTRYNGLQQLSYFITVFIAAPVSIATGLMQSPAISNTLGWFGRLFNRQAMRSVHFISFTWFLGFILAHGIMVFVTGLRQNTNHMFAGVNDTSWTGFPLFVVAMVILTGTWLAASPFTIRHARLVQHIGAFMVGWIMGLAERWDPRSQLTEKDISPYFWPNGTMPSSEEFNDLAANQFASYRLRISGLVEAPQDFSLADLKAMLKRDQITTHFCIQGWSGVAKWGGVPMRVILDAVKPTSEARYAVFYSFADGADDGRYYDVHKIENMGHALTILAYEMNGAPLSILHGAPLRLRCENELGFKMVKWIAAIEFVHDFADLGAGQGGYNEDHEFYGYRMPI
- a CDS encoding ATP-dependent metallopeptidase FtsH/Yme1/Tma family protein, which translates into the protein MDKKTHINIAYAVAAFIAILLFQGGLAARQQVETVSFSEFEQLLKDGKIEAVNVHGILLDGKLKKPLPDGRQLYSTVLVAPEERRHRWPDGNWQKQGEDLRREGHQGHLPGCRRRR